AAGTAGCTGTTCGGACAAAGATGCgtctcttgttttatttttttcttccttctccatCACCTCTGTGATAAATTGTTGCTATACTAATTTACACTCTAAAGCTGCTGCTGTATGtctttgtgtaggtgtgtgtgtgtttgtgtatgtggaaGTGTGTTACTCCTTGGCTCACCTCAGTCCCCGTCTTCTTCACAGGAGGACTCCATGAAAGATGACAGAGGAGGTGATTGTTGTAGCCAAGTGGGACTACACGGCCCAGCAGGACCAGGAACTTGACATCCGTAAAAATGAGCGTCTCTACCTCCTGGACGACTCAAAGACCTGGTGGCGTGTCCGTAACGCTGGCAACCAAACGGGGTACGTGCCATCAAACTACGTGGAGCGCAAGAACAGCCTGAAGAAAGGCTCGTTGGTGAAGAACATCAAAGACACGCTAGGTAAGAAGAATTTAGTTTCTGTGCTTGGAAATGAACAGGTCgcctgtgtgttttaagtttagTGTCAGTAGATTACTTTCAGTCGAAGTGGAAAATATATGCTCTTCCTTTTCAAAACTTTCTGCTCCCAGCTAAAGGGAATAAAATGTGGTCATAAGCAGTGGTCAGTTTGTGttcatgcatatatatatatatagatagatagatagatagatagatagatagatagatagatagatagatagatagatagatagatagatagatatagatatgtgtatatatatatatgtgtgtgtgttgagcctGAATCTCCTCAGAAGTCAAATGATGCCCTCACTGTGTCTCTGCTGGGAGCTGTCACTGTGCAGTCCAGAGATCCTCTTGAGTTGGCCGGTGCTCTCAGCTGTCGGCACATTGTCTCAGTCCCCGGTCATGACTtgaatacattacactgtgtaTGTAGCCATAGCTGCCAACTTGTGAGAGGGACTGTCTGTGCATATAGTATCAGTGGATATAGCTTGAGGGTTATTTCCACTTTTCTGGAATTGAGCTACtcaaaaaaattgaaaggtgtttaatttatataaaaaaatattagcatataagaaaatgaaatggttACATAAAAGAATGGCTTCCTtaggtctaaaaaaaaaaaaaggtccctTCCTCATTTTGCAACGAACCTGAACAACAAAGCTTCTCTTTCCTGTCACAATTGACTAGTAAAACAAGACCAGCATGTAGtctcagaaaaacacataataGACATTTGATCCAAGTTTGATTATAGGCTTccttgttttaataataaattgatgaaaaaaaatccaaatacaTAAATGGGTTGTTCTTTATTTTGAACAATACTAATAATTAATACAAACGTTTCGTTAGTTCAAGAGTGATATGAACATGAAGTATTATTGCATAGTTATACACACCAGCTTGCGCATAAAACCAGGGCTTGCAGtgcagttttgtgtgtgtgtgtgtgtgtgtgtgtgtgtgtgtgtgtgtgtgtgtgtgtgtgtgtgtgtgtgtgtgtgtgtgtgtgtgtgtgtgtgtgtgtgtgtgtgacgcacATAGCTCCCCACATGTCAGCAAGCAGCGGCTTTAACCATTTCCCCACACAATTATCTTCTGCGTTGCTATTTTGGTATTTCCCAGATGAGTTCTTTGGTGCAGCTGTCTGGAAGAAACCGTCACCTCTGAGCCCCCAGCCGTGGCTTCAAACCATCTCTGCTTATGTCACTCAGGGATCATGaaattggtttattttattattactgataGTGAGACAAATGATCTCATAAGGCTTCCTAACATCATATGAAATAATTTcatgttaatcatttttaatttggaaGTGGAGGCACAAAGTGATCAGCGGTACGTTACTGAATCCCTTATTCACCATTAGAGTACAGATGCCACAGATGTGACGGCCAAAAACAGGCCTTGACAGAATGAGATGGCACCAGTTTATAGATGTCTGCTAAACTGGGAAGTGTTGCTATATAGGTCaagtcaaaaatgaaaaagtcaagtTCAAAACGATCAGCTTGCTCTACTTTCTTGTAGCAGGAAAAGAGCAGTCTGGAGCATGGCACAGAAATTCATCTGTTTTGACATTTCTAGCATTAGTTACCACTTTTTGTCAGGCtggtagagggagagagaaagggagtgaGACAAGGATGGGGGAGAAAATAGAAACACGGGGCAGAAATTCTAACAAGACAGAATGAACAAGAAgttctgcagtaaaaaaaataaaaatagtaactTTGTGGCCCTGAAAAGTAGACATATTTAGAGTTGGGGGGAGGCAAAAGtagagggagatggaggggggAGGCTGTGTGGATACCAGCCCTCAGGGAGACGGCTTCATAAGGGCCAGCGTGGTACAGCCTGCCACTGTCACCCTCACATAGTGTGCAGAGAAAGCACactacacaccacacacacacacacacacacacacactcacttctACATTGTTCCCTCCAACCTCATTCTCTGTCATTGTAggtctctgcttttttttatgatcagCATATTGATTAGTGGAGAAATCAGCAGCCGAATGGTTGTGTTGGAATGATAGATTACCTCTCTGTCCCTGACTTTGTTATATATCGACTACAACATTACGGCCTAATTCCATTTCAGTCTAAGTAGTTTTCTTCCAGCCGGTAGCTCTTTAGCGTTAAAAGCCTGATCAAATCCAATAGGCGAGAACATTTTCCTGATGAGGTGATGAGCAGTAGGTGAGGTCAGGGGCTAATGGAAGTTACTCACACAGTTGAATGGagaatctgattggctgagagggTGATTACTTCATCCCGTCTGTAGTCTCTggctctttttcctctccttcccgGCTCTTCAGTAAGTCCACGTTGTGATTATGGACCTCGCAGACACTCTGTGGTTACTGCTATCTCCAGTTTTCCTCCTTATTTACTGTGCTTTAGCATAGTTGTATCATCGAACCAGGCAGAATTGAATTGTAAATGGCTTCATGCTGTTTTGTGCCCCAGTTTCCTCTCACAGGAAATAAAGACAGTAATGGATGAAAGAATTCAGCTTCATTGCTTAGACTGGGCCTTACCAGTACAACAAAGTGGCAAGTTAGATTGCTGTCCACCTGGGATTTTACATTACGTCTGTTTGCGTGGGTGAATGTGAGGCGTCTGAGAGCACTTTGTCCAGTCCTCGGATCAAAACGTGTTGTATCCCAGCAGTCCATTTTACTCAGTACCTTTCTAATGAACATAGTTAAGTGTTAAGTGTTAAGTGTTGTGCCGAATAGCCCCGTTTCCTGCTCAAAAAATCAGCGAAATTAGGCaaaaatgtgctgctgtgtAAAACACAATATGTGGTCTACTGTAGCTCACTCAGAACGCTCCAGACTATACATGTTCCAGCCAGAGCCTGGCAGGTATCAGGGGCACATAGATTGATCGTTTCAGTTaccattttgtatttattttgtgttaagaAGTAGAAATCCGTGAGGTGGTCTGGTGACCTAATGGTCAAAGACAAACAGCATATAGAGCCGCACGACCCCAGTTTGATTCCTCTGACCCCCTTCCTAAGGAGCGGCAGCACTGGGCGGTATTGGCGGAGGAGCTCCGGTTGTATCTTCGCTGTAAACATCACATACTCTCATTTCCCATCCCCAGTTCATCCCCCCAGAACAGAGGGGCTACCTTTGGTTTATCCTCAGCCACATTTTTGTAGCGTCTTCATGCTTTTCATGTGATCCTCCTGCTATatatgacttttcttttgaaCATTTCTATCGCTTGTTTACCGTTATCATATTGGTGGGATTAACACTGTTTCATTTTGCTGCAATTTTATTTCATGACAACGGACAAAAAGGCTTCACACATGTCTATTGCATGCTAAAGGTAACATTTAGCTACAGCCTCACGTAACCTGCATAAACTCTTAAGCTCTCAGCATGACGGTCAGTGCAGCTACTTGCAAATCTAAAGTTTTGTTGAAACGTTAATAGTAATCGTCGTGTTTGTTACCTTCATGCCGATGTGTTTTGGAAGGAGGCGGAGAAGAAGTGATTAGATGGGGTTCAAGATAAAAGTGTGAAGCATTAATCTTCTAATTCTTACACATGATTTGTGCCCCAAAAGGCTTCGTGTGCATGCTTTGCAGGCtgcattccattttattttcctgtctCCTCAAGCCCTCTGGCAGGTTTAACCTGTTTTACACACAGTAATACATTGAGTATCGACACAGTGGCACTTGTGGATCACTGAAAAGAGAGCAACACTGCTACGGCTATTATAAGGGCCAAATAGCTCATCTGTGATTTACTCAAGGTACTCACAGCACTTGCTGACACAGTGCTAAATCTTCATTTAGGGGCCAGGTTGagcttttttcttaaatatatcAGCTGGGGGGTTTAGTATTGTGTGGACTCTTTATTACAGTAACTTCCACAACTTCCCTCCGCTGTAAGCTATATAGTGAAGCAATACGCTGCAACCTGCAGTCATCAAGGCTTTTATCAACTCACTTTCCTCTGACTTGAAGTCCTCTGGGCTTGAAAATCTAGTCTCCTTCCACATGATGAAGAGGTAGGTGAAGGTTGGGAGTGAATGTGTGGGAGGAGGGAATAGCCTGCTGCTCCTCTAACCAGCAGGCTAGTGCCTTGAAGTGGAAATGAGTgaagaagaagtgtgtgtgtgtgtgtgtgtgtgtgtgtgtgtgtgtgtgtgtgtgtgtgtgtgtgtgtgtgtgtgtgtgtgtgtgtgtgtgtgtgtgtgtgtgtgtgtgtgtgtgtgtgtgtgtgtgtgtgtgtgtgtgtgtgtgtgtgtgtgtgtgtgccgctTTCTTGTGCGTGTCTCTTCGTAACCTCGTGGCAGcgacagtcttttttttatttttcccaagGGATCACCTGAAGTAGGCTCAGGAGTCAACCTTTGTCCTTGGCTCACAGTCATGAGAtactgaatcacacacacaactatcaGATATGTTGGATAAACACTGCTATCCATAAACATGATCTGCTTGTTATTCCTGTCTCATCCTTCTTCGTTTTTGTCAGCTGTGGCCTCTGATATTCTTGGTCTAATGTTTGTGTGAGAAACAGCTGCCAAGGGACCCCTCGTCTTTCTCcacagctctcctcctcttcctcttctctttgccAACAAGTTTCATGCCACTCTGTGTGAACCCGGCAGTTTTCCAACCGATGTAAATGTTGTACTCTGCACTGACATTTCTGTGGCATTTCAGCAGGCTCTGTGGGAGAAACTGGTGATTAGCTGTCATGAAGTCGGTTATTAGTCGCATACATGAACCTCAGTTGTCAAGTAAACAATGTAATAGTGTCATCCTCTTAgggtatcattattattttaacatgagTTTGAAGAGGGGACCTCCTCAGTTATGTTCAGCTGAGAGACTTTAGAAACTTAAGTGTGCAAACACATGTTTCAAGACGTCTTTGAAAGTACACGGATGAAAAAGACTGACAGGTAAAACAGGAGCACACTTTGATCGTGGATATGCTTGTCACTATCAAGCCCATGGTGCATGCTCCACTTTTTATTCCCTGTCTTCACCACCTATTTTCAGCCTTTTGATTAGTGCGGATGTGTATACGGTGTGTAGATAGTGTCGACAGAATACCAACTAGATAGCAAGCTttcatttcagtgtgtttgagtAAAAGGACATGTGGGGGCTCAGTTCAAGTGGatgtgtgcacctctgtgttaATTCTGTTATCAAGAGTATCGATCTGTCCTTCACCGCTGAAGTATCTCGTGGGATATCCTGTATACTCTATTTTTAAAGTAGTTTTTGTGCTTCTGAGGGCCCTTGAGTGAAACTTGCCGCCTCAATTAGTTTCCTGCTGACCTAAACTGCCTCCTCTCCCCGTAGATATCAGGCCTTTCCCTGCTTTCTAAAACCTGCTTTCAGTCCTCACAGCTGAAAGCAGGTCACCATAATAGTTTTATATtcacaatggatcaaatgagtATTTCCCAGAGGGGTTGCCTCTAGCGACAAACCAAGAGAACTATCACCTGactctgcagctcccctcaTCTCTACGGAGCAATTCAGCATTTTTCAACCAATTGTTTGGATTTTCCAACTTGCAACGTAACCTTGAAGTTCACTCTCACTGTCTTTATCAGGCAGCTGTTAAAAAACTCCCTGAAAGCTTTTTGCCCAGCAACAAacggcagacagacaaagttagcatctagctggtgaacatttaAGAGACTTAAACAAAGCTTAATATTTTGCGTATATCCGCAAACACTATCCTAAATGAATGCTCATGTTGCATCacatctgctggatgtgtgcCATATCAACTTCATGAAGTGTTAATATGTCAAAGATGTGTTTACAGTTGTGGCCAAAAGTCAATAAATGttggtttaaaaacacaaacgagaagaaaaaaatcaggttCTTCTCTATCTGTATCAcattctcttttgtttctgttcatgCTGCAGGTTTGGGAAAAACTAAGAGGAAGACGAGCGCCCGTGATGCTTCCCCAACACCCAGCTCGGACACAGAGTACCCCTCCAATGGCAGCGGAGGCGGAGGAGGCGCCGCTGAAAGGATCTACGACCTCAACATCCCAGCCGTAGTCAAGTTTGCttacacagcagagagagatgaCGAGCTGAGCCTTGTCAAAGGCACCCGGGTCATCGTGATGGAGAAGTGCAGTGACGGCTGGTGGCGGGGCGGTCAGACAGGCCGCGTGGGCTGGTTTCCCTCCAACTATGTGCTGGAGGAGCTCGGTGGGGCCgatgacagagaggaaggagattCCCCCGGGGGCTACCAGGGAGGCTCTCAAGGGACTTTGATGGCCAACGGGCGTGCGGGTGGCCGCGCAGCAGTGCTCCACTTGGTTCAAACACTCTACCCCTTCAGCTCTgtgacagaggaggagctgaactTTGAGAAGGGAGAGGTCATGGAGGTGGTGGAGAAACCAGAGAACGACCCAGAGTGGTGGAGGTGTAAGAACTCACGCGGCATGGTGGGCCTGGTGCCTAAAAACTATGTGGTGGTGCTGGACGAGCTGCCCGGCCCGCCGTCCTCTTCGCCGAGCTTCCCGCAGAACCGCTTCGTGGTTCCAGCAAGCTCAGGGAAGTTCGCTGGGAGGGACTGGTACTACGGCAACATCACCAGACACCAGGCCGAGTGCATACTCAacgagagaggagaggagggcgaCTTCCTCGTACGAGACAGCGAGTCATCGGTGAGTCGGTGGGGTGAAGTCATGGCTGAGTTGCATTACAAAGGCTGGGAAAAAACTGAGGTAGAAGAGGATATTTAACAGATTTAAGTAGAAGAAGGATCCACGTTCCGCATAGAACGAAATAAAGCTCAAAATTGAGAAATGTGAATTAGTTCCTGCAGGACATGACATATTATGGGCCCATATTTAAAAGCCCAAATGTTGCTTGCTAATAGTAAagcatattaacatatttatcaaGAGATGTATTCTTTGTTACAACTCACAAGTGTCAGAGTAACCTTTCAGAGCAGCTTTTACGTGATTACATGATTGTTGACATATATGCTCAGAGCAGTACGAACCAGTCAGAAACAAGACTTTAACCTTTATCCACCCTTAATCCTTACATTTTCTTAGTGGGTCTATTCTACAAAATCGTATATGATCTTAAGATTTACCAGCGGCAACAGCAACGCAGGTGGTGTTTTggccttgtgagtctgtgtatgagtcatcatcatcatcatgtctcCTGGACAGAAGCAGTTTGGAGTTCTTGGTTTATAAGTAACTAGCAGAtggtttatatttgtatgtggACAGTTTTTGGCACCGCAATAGCGACGCAACAGTGCTAGATGCTGTCAACTTTACacgtgtgtagttgagatcagaATGAAGGTTGAGTGCGAGGATTGGCTTGGTGTGGGTGGAGAGGccatttgtgatttaaaaaaaaaaattgtgataaaataaaatgaaagaagcTGAAATGGAAGCAAAAACAaaccagggaggaaaaaagtttAGAAGTTTAGAAAGAAGAGGTTTAAAACTGTGTATCACAATGACAAGTGCAGACAACAATGTTgcattgaaacaaaataaaagtagtatAACATTCGATCAAATGTGCGTTTGGAGTGTGCAAATGTACTTAAAGAGTCCTTGTGGAGAAAACAAACTTATGTTTACCTTCAGTGTTATACAGCAAAACACTGTGTGGAATCTTGAGGTTTAACAAATATGTAAGCAGATTTT
The Anoplopoma fimbria isolate UVic2021 breed Golden Eagle Sablefish chromosome 16, Afim_UVic_2022, whole genome shotgun sequence genome window above contains:
- the nck2a gene encoding cytoplasmic protein NCK2a — encoded protein: MTEEVIVVAKWDYTAQQDQELDIRKNERLYLLDDSKTWWRVRNAGNQTGYVPSNYVERKNSLKKGSLVKNIKDTLGLGKTKRKTSARDASPTPSSDTEYPSNGSGGGGGAAERIYDLNIPAVVKFAYTAERDDELSLVKGTRVIVMEKCSDGWWRGGQTGRVGWFPSNYVLEELGGADDREEGDSPGGYQGGSQGTLMANGRAGGRAAVLHLVQTLYPFSSVTEEELNFEKGEVMEVVEKPENDPEWWRCKNSRGMVGLVPKNYVVVLDELPGPPSSSPSFPQNRFVVPASSGKFAGRDWYYGNITRHQAECILNERGEEGDFLVRDSESSPNDFSVSMKAAGKNKHFKVQQSEGVYCIGQRKFSSIDELVEHYKKAPIFTSEQGEKLYLVKALL